One region of Bacillus zhangzhouensis genomic DNA includes:
- a CDS encoding AI-2E family transporter, translated as MAAFLKLFEKPGVKRFSVFVVLATALYLLRGMMNLILLTFIFTFLMNRLEEVIRGFLNRFLKIGQKSVITILYILLAGGLTFGGFVFVPIIAKQVEQLFHLGKKIADHPQDLPFFDVITNVFGDFKISAFFEKGFNFLYTYLTDFSTFSIQVIMSLILSMFFLFEKERLIQFMNKFKTSKISVFYHEIAFFGRKFSRTFGKVLEAQFIIATVNCVLTTIALGIMGFPQLFGLAVMVFLLGLIPVAGVVISLIPLSIIAYTLGGGMYVLYIVLVIVVIHAIETYFLNPKLMSAKTELPIFFTFIVLIFSEHYIGIWGLIIGIPIFVFILDILEVTNREESN; from the coding sequence ATGGCGGCATTTTTAAAATTGTTCGAAAAACCCGGTGTTAAGCGGTTTTCAGTATTTGTAGTATTAGCCACAGCATTATATCTATTAAGAGGAATGATGAATTTAATTCTTCTGACCTTCATTTTCACTTTTTTGATGAATCGGTTAGAAGAGGTCATTAGAGGCTTTTTAAATCGCTTCTTGAAAATAGGACAGAAATCAGTCATTACTATTTTGTATATTCTTCTAGCTGGTGGATTGACATTTGGCGGATTCGTTTTTGTACCAATCATCGCCAAACAGGTAGAGCAGCTATTCCATTTAGGAAAGAAAATTGCAGATCATCCACAAGATTTACCCTTCTTTGACGTCATCACGAACGTATTCGGAGATTTCAAAATATCAGCTTTCTTTGAAAAAGGGTTTAATTTCCTCTATACATACTTAACAGATTTCAGCACGTTCAGTATCCAGGTGATTATGTCCTTAATATTAAGCATGTTCTTCCTGTTTGAAAAGGAACGCCTCATTCAATTTATGAACAAGTTCAAAACGAGTAAAATCTCCGTATTCTATCATGAAATTGCCTTCTTTGGACGTAAATTTTCCCGAACGTTTGGAAAAGTACTTGAAGCACAGTTTATTATTGCAACCGTTAACTGTGTGCTAACGACAATTGCGCTAGGCATTATGGGGTTCCCGCAGTTATTTGGATTAGCGGTCATGGTCTTTTTGCTGGGCCTAATCCCAGTAGCGGGTGTGGTTATCTCTCTTATTCCACTCAGCATCATTGCGTATACACTCGGAGGCGGAATGTATGTCCTGTATATTGTGCTGGTGATTGTGGTTATCCATGCCATTGAAACATATTTCTTGAATCCGAAGCTCATGTCAGCTAAAACAGAACTTCCTATTTTCTTCACGTTTATTGTGCTGATCTTCTCTGAACACTATATTGGCATTTGGGGACTTATTATCGGTATCCCGATCTTTGTGTTTATTTTAGATATTCTTGAGGTTACAAATAGGGAAGAAAGTAATTAA